A region from the Pseudomonas promysalinigenes genome encodes:
- the folD gene encoding bifunctional methylenetetrahydrofolate dehydrogenase/methenyltetrahydrofolate cyclohydrolase FolD, whose translation MNAIPSIKLIDGKATAKRVLAEVGEQVQALRQAGVQPALAVVLVGCDAASQVYVRNKVLRAEEVGIRSLEHRLPGDTSQAHLLALIERLNRDREINGILVQLPLPGHIDEHRVLQAIDPLKDVDGFHSANVGGLAQGRDVLTPCTPSGCMRLLRDACGELRGKHAVVVGRSNIVGKPMAALLLQADCTVTMVHSRSHDLPALCRQADIVVAAVGKPRLIGADWLKPGAVVIDVGINRIEEAGQSRLVGDVDLAAALTQVAAITPVPGGVGPMTIAYLMKNTLLALDLQQQAAHQERTSCLSPC comes from the coding sequence ATGAACGCCATCCCCAGCATCAAGCTGATAGACGGCAAGGCGACTGCAAAACGGGTGCTGGCCGAGGTCGGCGAGCAGGTGCAGGCGTTGCGTCAAGCAGGCGTACAGCCGGCCCTTGCGGTGGTATTGGTCGGCTGCGACGCAGCCAGCCAGGTCTATGTTCGCAACAAGGTGCTACGGGCCGAGGAAGTCGGCATTCGCTCCCTGGAACACCGCCTGCCCGGCGATACCTCCCAGGCCCATTTGCTGGCCCTGATCGAGCGCCTCAACCGGGACAGGGAAATCAACGGCATTCTCGTGCAGTTGCCATTACCTGGGCATATTGACGAACACCGCGTCCTCCAGGCCATCGACCCTTTGAAGGACGTGGACGGCTTTCACAGCGCCAATGTAGGGGGCCTGGCCCAGGGCCGCGATGTGCTGACGCCCTGTACGCCCAGTGGCTGCATGCGCTTGCTGCGCGATGCCTGTGGCGAGCTGCGCGGCAAGCATGCGGTGGTGGTCGGCCGCTCGAACATCGTCGGCAAACCCATGGCTGCGCTGCTGCTTCAGGCCGACTGTACGGTGACCATGGTGCACTCACGCAGCCACGATCTGCCGGCGTTGTGCCGCCAGGCCGACATCGTCGTCGCCGCAGTGGGCAAGCCACGCTTGATCGGTGCCGATTGGCTCAAGCCAGGGGCGGTAGTCATTGATGTCGGCATCAACCGCATTGAAGAAGCCGGCCAAAGTCGTCTGGTCGGTGACGTCGACCTTGCCGCCGCGCTGACGCAAGTGGCCGCCATCACCCCAGTACCCGGCGGGGTCGGCCCAATGACCATCGCCTACCTGATGAAAAACACACTGCTTGCCCTCGACCTGCAACAACAGGCCGCCCACCAGGAGCGCACCTCATGCCTTTCGCCCTGCTGA
- a CDS encoding sarcosine oxidase subunit delta yields MKILTCPLNGPRNISEFTYGGEYKAMPDPASCTDGQWADYVFNSDNLAGVVVEWWLHNASSYWFLAERHTVTDQVLRTFDPQTLFDRRVDFAPVVTPEITG; encoded by the coding sequence ATGAAGATCCTGACCTGCCCCTTGAACGGCCCGCGCAACATCAGCGAGTTCACCTATGGCGGCGAGTACAAGGCGATGCCTGACCCTGCAAGCTGCACCGATGGGCAATGGGCCGACTACGTATTCAACAGCGACAACCTGGCCGGCGTGGTCGTGGAATGGTGGCTGCACAATGCCTCCAGCTACTGGTTCCTGGCCGAACGCCACACCGTCACCGACCAGGTGCTGCGCACCTTCGATCCGCAAACGCTGTTCGACCGCCGCGTCGACTTCGCCCCTGTCGTTACCCCGGAGATCACCGGATGA
- a CDS encoding MbtH family protein, whose translation MTSVFDRDDIQFQVVVNHEEQYSIWPDYKAIPEGWRAVGKRGLKQECLAYIDEVWTDMRPLSLRKQMAEAAAQ comes from the coding sequence ATGACTTCCGTATTCGACCGCGACGATATCCAGTTCCAGGTAGTGGTCAACCACGAAGAGCAATATTCCATCTGGCCAGACTACAAGGCTATCCCTGAAGGCTGGCGTGCAGTGGGCAAGCGCGGCCTGAAGCAGGAATGTCTGGCGTATATCGACGAAGTATGGACCGACATGCGCCCATTGAGCCTGCGCAAGCAGATGGCCGAAGCCGCCGCCCAGTGA
- the ribBA gene encoding bifunctional 3,4-dihydroxy-2-butanone-4-phosphate synthase/GTP cyclohydrolase II, translated as MAFNTIEELLEDYRQGKMVLLVDDEDRENEGDLLIAAERCDAQAINFMARQARGLICLTLTDEHCQRLGLEQMVPANGSVFSTAFTVSIEAATGVTTGISAADRARTVAAAMASNARPEDLVQPGHIFPLRAREGGVLTRAGHTEAGCDLARLAGFAPASVIVEVLNDDGTMARRPDLEVFAAQHGIKIGTIADLIHYRLSTEQTIKRIGERELPTVHGTFRLVTYEDRIEGGVHMAMVMGDIRREQPTLVRVHVIDPLRDLVGAEYAGPANWTLWAALQKVAEEGAGVVVILANHESSQALLERVPQLTQPVRPYQRGQTKVYSEVGTGAQILQDLGVGKLRHLGPPLKYAGLAGYELEVVQSIPFEPGLVG; from the coding sequence ATGGCATTCAACACCATTGAAGAACTTCTAGAAGACTACCGGCAAGGCAAGATGGTCCTACTGGTGGACGACGAGGATCGAGAAAACGAAGGCGACCTGCTGATCGCCGCCGAGCGCTGTGACGCCCAGGCAATCAATTTCATGGCCCGCCAGGCGCGCGGGCTGATTTGCCTGACACTGACCGACGAACACTGTCAACGCCTTGGGCTGGAGCAAATGGTACCGGCCAACGGTAGCGTATTCAGCACTGCTTTCACCGTGTCCATTGAGGCCGCCACCGGCGTCACCACAGGCATATCCGCCGCAGACCGGGCGCGCACCGTGGCTGCCGCCATGGCATCCAACGCGCGCCCAGAAGACCTGGTACAGCCTGGTCACATCTTCCCCCTGCGCGCCCGAGAAGGTGGCGTGCTGACCCGGGCCGGGCACACCGAAGCCGGTTGCGACCTGGCGCGCCTGGCCGGTTTCGCCCCGGCGTCGGTGATTGTCGAGGTGCTGAACGATGACGGGACCATGGCCCGGCGCCCGGACCTGGAAGTGTTCGCGGCGCAACACGGCATCAAGATCGGCACCATCGCCGACCTGATCCACTACCGCCTGAGCACCGAGCAGACCATCAAGCGTATCGGTGAGCGTGAACTGCCGACCGTCCACGGTACGTTCCGCCTGGTGACCTACGAGGACCGTATCGAGGGTGGCGTGCACATGGCCATGGTGATGGGCGACATCCGCCGCGAACAGCCAACCCTGGTGCGTGTACATGTGATTGACCCGCTGCGTGACCTGGTCGGCGCCGAATATGCCGGCCCTGCTAACTGGACGTTGTGGGCAGCGCTGCAGAAGGTGGCCGAAGAAGGCGCTGGCGTTGTGGTGATCCTGGCCAATCATGAGTCTTCCCAGGCCCTGCTCGAACGTGTCCCCCAGCTGACCCAACCGGTGCGGCCTTATCAGCGGGGGCAGACCAAGGTTTATTCGGAGGTCGGTACCGGCGCGCAGATTCTTCAGGACCTGGGCGTAGGCAAGCTGCGCCATCTTGGCCCGCCACTGAAATACGCGGGGCTTGCCGGTTACGAGTTGGAGGTGGTGCAGAGCATTCCCTTCGAGCCAGGGCTGGTGGGCTGA
- the purU gene encoding formyltetrahydrofolate deformylase encodes MHPAPDHFILRVSCPAVSGIVAAVTTYLAEHGCYISEMAQFDDEDNGRFFMRAVFRYNTNVQGDTPQLEAGFADVAQRFAMDWSLHSSARPLRVLLMVSKFDHCLADLLYRHAKGELDMQITAVVSNHLDLRPMAERQGIRFVYLPVSKETKAEQEAALMRIVEDTGTELVVLARYMQILSDDLCRQLSGRAINIHHSFLPGFKGAKPYHQAYQRGVKLIGATAHYVTSDLDEGPIIEQEVQRVDHAYAPDDLVAIGRDTETIALSRAVKYHLEHRVFLNHDRTVIFK; translated from the coding sequence ATGCACCCCGCTCCTGATCATTTCATCCTGCGCGTCAGTTGCCCGGCCGTGTCCGGAATCGTCGCCGCGGTAACCACTTACCTGGCCGAGCACGGTTGCTACATCAGCGAGATGGCGCAGTTCGACGACGAGGACAATGGGCGTTTCTTCATGCGCGCGGTGTTCCGCTACAACACCAACGTCCAGGGGGATACGCCGCAACTGGAAGCAGGGTTTGCCGATGTGGCGCAACGTTTCGCCATGGACTGGAGCCTGCACAGCAGCGCCCGGCCGTTGCGGGTACTGTTGATGGTCAGCAAGTTCGACCACTGCCTGGCAGACCTGCTCTACCGGCACGCCAAGGGCGAGCTGGACATGCAGATTACCGCCGTGGTGTCCAACCACCTGGACCTGCGTCCGATGGCCGAGCGTCAGGGTATTCGCTTCGTCTACCTGCCCGTAAGCAAAGAGACCAAGGCCGAGCAGGAAGCGGCACTGATGCGCATTGTCGAGGACACAGGTACAGAACTGGTGGTGCTGGCGCGCTACATGCAAATCCTCTCCGATGACTTGTGCCGGCAGCTGTCGGGCCGCGCGATCAATATCCACCACTCGTTCCTGCCAGGTTTCAAAGGTGCCAAGCCTTATCACCAAGCCTATCAGCGCGGGGTCAAGCTGATTGGCGCCACTGCCCACTACGTCACCAGCGACTTGGACGAGGGCCCGATCATCGAGCAAGAAGTGCAACGCGTAGACCACGCCTACGCTCCCGACGACCTTGTGGCCATCGGCCGCGACACCGAGACCATCGCTTTGTCACGAGCGGTCAAGTACCACCTTGAGCATCGGGTGTTCCTGAACCACGACCGCACGGTGATCTTCAAATGA
- a CDS encoding sarcosine oxidase: MTSLNTEALKVPSRSAELLNTCALADLTELARVGLRGADSAAYLQAHGYDLPARPNLALRQGDGSWVARLSASEYLLLGSMADQGARVAALEQAWQQDARRDYLLPRQDSHAWLQLTGVHCSAVMAKLCGVDLRLQAFAFGAVAQTSAARINVIVVNVGSAERQAIQLLFDRPSLAYFQEAILDAMGEFDGGWVGLDELML; the protein is encoded by the coding sequence ATGACCAGCTTGAACACTGAAGCTTTGAAGGTGCCCAGCCGCTCTGCCGAGCTGTTGAACACCTGTGCCCTGGCCGACCTGACCGAGCTGGCGCGCGTTGGGTTGCGCGGCGCGGACAGCGCGGCATACCTGCAAGCCCATGGCTACGACTTGCCTGCGCGGCCCAACCTGGCACTGCGCCAGGGCGATGGCAGTTGGGTAGCGCGCCTGTCTGCCAGCGAGTACCTGTTGCTGGGCAGCATGGCCGACCAGGGCGCGCGCGTCGCTGCCCTTGAGCAGGCCTGGCAGCAGGATGCCAGGCGCGACTACCTGCTGCCACGCCAAGACAGCCATGCCTGGCTGCAGCTGACGGGGGTACACTGCAGCGCCGTGATGGCCAAGTTGTGCGGGGTCGACCTGCGTTTGCAGGCATTTGCGTTCGGTGCCGTGGCGCAGACTTCGGCGGCGCGAATCAATGTGATCGTGGTGAATGTCGGCAGTGCTGAACGGCAAGCAATCCAATTGCTGTTCGACCGGCCGTCACTGGCGTATTTCCAGGAGGCGATACTCGATGCCATGGGTGAGTTCGATGGCGGGTGGGTCGGTTTGGATGAACTGATGCTTTAG
- a CDS encoding LysR family transcriptional regulator — MNPYEDMRIFAQIMEAGSFTAAAERLGMSKQSVSRRLMQLEERLGVRLLNRSTRRLDATPLGQHYYQSALRLLGEVQQVEHDISGQAQALRGTLRLSAPLSFAMAHLGCVLTEFLQVHGQVDVEVDLSDRPVDLIGEGYDLALRIGALEDSSLIAQRIAAVQRVYCASPAYLEVRGVPTKPQALAEHDCLPYGHSRQVQWQFCNAGKALTLQVTGRMRANNGELLRDAAIAGMGVTYLPTFIVGQALADGRLVTVLDEWVPPALQLSAVYPQHRQVARPVQGFVRFLRERLTHL, encoded by the coding sequence ATGAACCCCTACGAAGACATGCGCATTTTTGCCCAAATCATGGAAGCCGGCAGTTTCACCGCCGCCGCCGAGCGCCTGGGCATGTCCAAGCAATCGGTCAGCCGCCGTTTGATGCAGCTCGAAGAGCGCCTTGGCGTGCGCCTGCTCAACCGCTCGACCCGACGCCTGGACGCCACGCCCCTGGGCCAGCACTACTACCAGTCGGCGCTGCGCCTGCTGGGGGAGGTGCAGCAGGTGGAGCACGACATCAGCGGCCAGGCCCAGGCCTTGCGCGGCACCTTGCGCCTGAGTGCGCCACTGTCGTTCGCCATGGCGCATCTGGGCTGCGTGCTGACCGAGTTTCTGCAGGTGCATGGGCAGGTGGATGTCGAGGTGGACCTAAGCGATCGCCCGGTGGATCTGATTGGCGAGGGCTATGACTTGGCGCTGCGCATTGGCGCGCTGGAGGACTCCAGCCTGATCGCCCAGCGCATTGCCGCGGTGCAGCGGGTGTACTGTGCCAGCCCGGCGTACCTTGAAGTACGTGGTGTGCCGACCAAGCCGCAGGCGCTTGCCGAACATGATTGTCTGCCCTATGGGCACTCGCGGCAGGTGCAGTGGCAGTTCTGCAACGCCGGCAAAGCGCTAACGCTGCAGGTGACCGGCCGGATGCGAGCAAATAACGGCGAATTGCTCAGGGATGCGGCAATTGCCGGGATGGGGGTCACCTATTTGCCGACCTTCATCGTCGGGCAGGCGCTGGCGGACGGGCGCTTGGTGACCGTGCTGGATGAGTGGGTACCGCCGGCATTACAGCTGTCGGCGGTGTATCCACAGCACCGGCAGGTGGCGCGGCCGGTGCAGGGGTTTGTGCGCTTTTTGCGCGAGCGGCTGACACACCTGTGA
- a CDS encoding FAD-dependent oxidoreductase, protein MPFALLKYGLSADYPVEVDLPPPCDLKPRYDVVIIGGGGHGLAIAYYLAKYHGVTNIAVLEKAYLGGGNTARNTAVIRSNYLTSEGVRFYAESVRMFQDLSNEFDFNIMYSERGQLTLAHTDATVRAFRQRAEVNKHFGGRSEMIDRQQIRELVPSLNLDPGHLPVLAGLWHMDGATARHDAVAWGYAKQAAKRGVQIHQLTEVQDLVIRHGRIEALKTNRGTVQCGCVVQAVAGASSLLMAKAGIRAPIHTYPLQAMVTQPFKPFLDPLVSSSALHCYVQQTSRGEIVFGGGSDPYPLYNTRSTLDLKESLLAHAIEMFPFMANAKLMRQWAGMTDMTPDYSPIMGLSPVDNYYLDAGWGTWGFKATPICGKTMAELVASGGKVPEMIAPFALERFSRFQQVNEMGATAASH, encoded by the coding sequence ATGCCTTTCGCCCTGCTGAAGTACGGCCTGAGCGCCGACTACCCGGTGGAGGTCGACCTGCCGCCACCGTGCGATCTCAAGCCGCGCTATGACGTGGTGATCATCGGTGGCGGCGGCCATGGCCTGGCCATCGCCTACTACCTGGCCAAATACCACGGCGTGACCAACATCGCCGTGTTGGAAAAAGCCTACTTGGGCGGCGGCAACACCGCGCGCAATACCGCGGTGATCCGCTCGAACTACCTGACATCCGAAGGGGTGCGGTTCTACGCAGAATCGGTGCGGATGTTCCAGGACCTGTCCAACGAGTTCGATTTCAACATCATGTACTCCGAGCGTGGGCAGCTGACCCTGGCGCACACCGACGCCACGGTGCGCGCGTTCCGCCAGCGCGCCGAGGTCAACAAGCACTTCGGCGGGCGCAGCGAAATGATCGATCGCCAGCAGATCCGCGAGCTGGTACCGAGCCTGAACCTGGACCCTGGGCACCTACCGGTGCTCGCAGGGCTTTGGCATATGGACGGCGCCACTGCTCGGCACGATGCGGTGGCGTGGGGCTATGCCAAGCAAGCGGCCAAGCGCGGGGTGCAGATTCATCAGCTCACCGAAGTCCAGGACTTGGTCATCCGCCATGGCCGGATCGAAGCGCTGAAGACCAACCGCGGTACCGTGCAGTGCGGCTGTGTGGTGCAGGCCGTGGCCGGTGCCAGTTCGCTATTGATGGCCAAGGCCGGCATCCGTGCGCCGATCCATACCTACCCACTGCAGGCCATGGTCACTCAACCGTTCAAGCCATTCCTTGACCCATTGGTGAGCTCATCGGCGCTGCACTGCTACGTGCAACAGACCAGCCGGGGCGAAATCGTTTTCGGCGGCGGCTCCGACCCCTACCCGCTGTACAACACCCGCTCGACCCTCGACCTCAAGGAAAGCCTGCTGGCCCACGCCATCGAAATGTTCCCGTTCATGGCCAACGCCAAGCTGATGCGCCAGTGGGCCGGGATGACCGACATGACTCCCGATTACAGCCCGATCATGGGCTTGTCACCGGTAGACAACTACTACCTGGACGCCGGTTGGGGTACCTGGGGGTTCAAGGCCACGCCCATCTGCGGCAAGACGATGGCCGAGCTGGTGGCCAGTGGCGGTAAGGTGCCGGAGATGATCGCGCCGTTTGCCCTGGAACGCTTCAGCCGCTTCCAACAAGTCAACGAAATGGGCGCCACTGCGGCCAGCCACTAG
- a CDS encoding 2Fe-2S iron-sulfur cluster-binding protein, translated as MNNHTRLPAPMGLLIDRNLPLRFEFDGQPYQGFAGDTIASALLGNGRWLLSRSFKYHRPRGPLSMAGQDANTLVQLPDEPNVLADMQAAEDGLVVAGQNFNASLEHDRDAYLGKFSRFMPVGFYYRSFYKPKGMWKVWEPLIRKKAGLGVLNLGFKPQYYDKAYLFVDVAVIGAGPAGLRAALDAANGGAKVLLIEQQPVLGGSLTYARFDIAGTRAATVRHELLAAVQGHSNIEVLCEATCNGWFTDHYLPVIRHKRLYKVRAKRCVVAAGSFDQPVVFRNNDLPGVMLTSAAQRLMKLYAVKPGQRAVVLTGHDDGYLAALDLQEQGVAVAAVVDMRAAPADPALGSELKRRDIPLHLGSTVYEALHASGMRHVTGVDIRPITGQGKVGEHGLRVACDLLCMSAGYMPVYQLLCQAGGKLAYDVERDEFTISQLPEGLDIAGSVNGHHHLANVLTDAARSAGQALAALGLQTATQPAYVAEAKVNFPWPIFPHPKGKDFVDFDEDLQVRDIVNANRSGYRDVQLVKRFSTVGMGPSQGRHSALPTARLVAQATGRSISETGVTTARPPFQAEKLAHVAGRAFDPYRQTPMHRRHLQAGANMMPAGIWQRPAYYGKAQDRERCMQEEARHVREKVGLIDVSTLGGLDVRGPDAAELLERLYTFGFAKLAIGRTRYALMTNEQGVVIDDGVCARLAEQHFYVTATTSGVDRIYQQMLKWNAQWRLDVDITNVTAALAAVNLAGPLSRQVLAKVCTDVDLSAQAFPYLGVRTGTVAGITARILRVGFVGELGYELHVPARHAERLWDALMLAGSELGIRPFGVETQRLLRLEKGHVIIGQDTDGMTHPAEIDMQWAIGRKKPFFVGKRSIQILEAQPLKRKLVGFTLPKGSPQPLEGHLVLDGPDISGNVTSCEYSQTLGQIIGLAYAGAHQATPGMRIPIRVEGALMVNATVVQLPFHDPDNLRQEL; from the coding sequence ATGAACAACCACACTCGCCTCCCCGCGCCCATGGGCCTGTTGATCGACCGCAACTTGCCCCTGCGTTTTGAATTCGACGGCCAGCCATATCAAGGGTTTGCCGGTGACACCATTGCCAGCGCGCTGTTGGGCAACGGCCGCTGGCTACTGTCACGTTCGTTCAAATATCACCGCCCCCGCGGTCCACTGAGCATGGCCGGCCAAGATGCCAACACCCTCGTGCAGCTCCCCGATGAGCCTAATGTGCTGGCCGACATGCAGGCCGCCGAAGACGGCCTGGTGGTTGCCGGGCAGAACTTCAACGCAAGCCTGGAGCACGATCGCGACGCTTACCTGGGCAAGTTTTCGCGCTTCATGCCGGTGGGCTTCTACTACCGCTCGTTCTACAAGCCCAAAGGGATGTGGAAGGTCTGGGAGCCTTTGATTCGCAAGAAAGCTGGGCTGGGCGTGCTGAATCTGGGGTTCAAGCCGCAGTACTACGACAAGGCCTATCTATTCGTCGATGTCGCCGTCATCGGGGCCGGCCCGGCCGGCCTGCGCGCGGCCCTGGATGCCGCCAATGGCGGGGCCAAGGTGTTGCTGATCGAGCAACAGCCGGTGCTAGGGGGCTCGCTGACCTACGCCCGCTTCGACATCGCCGGCACCCGCGCCGCCACCGTGCGCCATGAACTGCTGGCCGCCGTGCAGGGGCACTCGAATATTGAAGTGCTGTGCGAGGCCACCTGCAATGGCTGGTTTACCGACCACTACTTGCCGGTCATCCGCCACAAGCGCCTGTACAAAGTACGGGCCAAGCGTTGCGTCGTGGCAGCCGGGTCCTTCGACCAGCCCGTGGTGTTTCGCAACAACGACCTGCCTGGGGTGATGCTGACCAGTGCCGCACAACGGCTGATGAAGCTCTATGCCGTCAAGCCCGGGCAGCGTGCAGTGGTCCTCACCGGTCACGATGACGGCTACCTGGCTGCACTCGATTTGCAGGAACAAGGGGTGGCCGTCGCCGCCGTGGTCGACATGCGCGCCGCACCCGCGGACCCAGCGCTGGGCAGCGAGCTCAAACGCCGGGACATTCCCTTGCACCTGGGCAGCACCGTCTATGAGGCGCTGCACGCATCAGGCATGCGCCACGTCACCGGCGTAGACATTCGCCCGATCACAGGCCAAGGCAAGGTGGGCGAGCACGGCTTGCGCGTGGCCTGCGACCTGCTGTGCATGTCCGCCGGCTACATGCCGGTGTATCAGCTGCTGTGCCAGGCCGGCGGCAAGCTGGCCTACGACGTGGAGCGTGACGAGTTCACCATCAGCCAGCTGCCCGAAGGTTTGGATATCGCTGGATCGGTGAACGGCCACCACCACCTGGCCAATGTGCTCACCGACGCCGCGCGCAGCGCCGGGCAGGCGCTTGCGGCACTGGGGCTGCAAACTGCGACACAGCCGGCCTATGTGGCCGAAGCCAAAGTCAATTTCCCCTGGCCTATTTTCCCGCACCCCAAGGGCAAGGACTTCGTCGATTTCGACGAAGACCTGCAGGTGCGCGATATCGTCAATGCAAACCGCAGCGGCTACCGCGACGTGCAGTTGGTCAAGCGCTTCTCCACCGTTGGCATGGGCCCGTCCCAGGGCCGTCACTCGGCACTGCCCACCGCACGCCTGGTGGCACAGGCCACTGGCCGAAGCATCAGTGAAACCGGGGTGACCACCGCCAGGCCGCCGTTCCAGGCAGAGAAGCTGGCACACGTGGCTGGCCGCGCGTTCGACCCGTACCGGCAGACACCGATGCACCGTCGGCATCTGCAGGCGGGCGCGAACATGATGCCCGCCGGCATCTGGCAGCGCCCGGCCTACTACGGCAAGGCACAAGACCGCGAACGCTGCATGCAGGAAGAGGCCCGCCATGTGCGCGAAAAGGTCGGCCTGATCGATGTGTCGACCCTCGGCGGTCTAGACGTGCGCGGCCCGGATGCCGCCGAGTTGCTAGAGCGCCTGTACACCTTCGGTTTCGCCAAGCTGGCGATCGGTCGCACCCGTTATGCACTGATGACCAATGAGCAGGGCGTGGTGATCGATGATGGGGTCTGTGCGCGCCTGGCCGAGCAGCACTTCTATGTCACGGCCACCACCAGTGGCGTCGACCGTATCTACCAGCAGATGCTCAAATGGAACGCGCAGTGGCGCCTTGATGTGGATATCACCAACGTCACTGCCGCACTGGCTGCTGTGAACCTGGCTGGGCCGCTGTCGCGCCAGGTGCTGGCAAAAGTGTGCACTGATGTCGACCTGTCGGCCCAAGCATTCCCGTACCTGGGCGTGCGAACTGGCACAGTGGCGGGCATCACTGCGCGCATTCTGCGGGTCGGCTTCGTAGGTGAATTGGGTTATGAGTTACACGTGCCGGCACGCCACGCCGAGCGCCTTTGGGACGCCCTGATGCTAGCAGGCAGTGAGCTGGGCATCCGCCCCTTCGGCGTCGAAACCCAGCGCCTGTTGCGCCTTGAAAAAGGCCACGTAATCATCGGCCAGGATACCGACGGCATGACCCACCCGGCGGAAATCGACATGCAGTGGGCCATCGGGCGCAAGAAGCCCTTCTTCGTCGGCAAGCGCTCGATCCAGATCCTTGAAGCGCAGCCACTCAAGCGTAAGCTGGTCGGCTTCACCTTGCCCAAGGGTAGCCCGCAGCCCTTGGAAGGCCACCTGGTACTGGACGGCCCCGACATCAGCGGCAACGTCACCTCCTGCGAGTATTCCCAGACCCTTGGGCAGATTATCGGCCTGGCCTACGCCGGAGCCCATCAGGCGACGCCGGGCATGCGCATCCCGATCCGCGTGGAAGGCGCACTGATGGTCAATGCCACAGTGGTGCAACTGCCCTTCCACGATCCCGACAACCTGCGCCAGGAACTCTGA
- a CDS encoding alpha/beta hydrolase — protein MNIVHKTLTASLLALSVSSAFAAGSPGVEQHTQAFLEALERGGGKPLEQLSPKDARAVLTSAQASVKVDLSGIEVKEHVIQASGQSITLQVVRPANVKGELPVFMFFHGGGWVLGDFPTHQRLIRDLVVGSGAVAVYVDYTPSPEAHYPTAINQAYAATQWVAEHGNEIGVDGKRLAVAGNSVGGNMAAVVALKAKEAGTPALRFQLLLWPVTDASFETASYKQFAEGHFLTTGMMKWFWDNYTTDPKAREQIYASPLRASSEQLKGLPPALVQTAEFDVLRDEGEAYARKLDAAGVTVTSVRYNGMIHDYGLLNPLSQVPAVKTAMRQAANELKVHLQ, from the coding sequence ATGAACATTGTCCATAAGACCCTTACCGCTTCACTCCTCGCCCTGTCCGTGTCCAGCGCATTCGCTGCCGGCAGCCCCGGTGTCGAGCAGCACACCCAGGCCTTCCTCGAAGCTCTGGAGCGAGGTGGCGGCAAGCCGCTGGAACAGCTCAGCCCCAAAGACGCCCGCGCCGTGCTAACAAGTGCCCAGGCATCGGTGAAGGTCGATCTGTCCGGCATCGAGGTCAAGGAACACGTCATCCAGGCCAGCGGCCAGTCGATCACGCTGCAGGTGGTACGCCCGGCCAACGTCAAGGGTGAACTGCCGGTGTTCATGTTCTTCCACGGCGGCGGCTGGGTGCTGGGCGACTTCCCGACCCACCAGCGGCTGATCCGCGACCTGGTGGTCGGCTCTGGCGCGGTGGCGGTCTATGTGGACTACACCCCATCACCTGAGGCGCATTACCCCACGGCGATCAACCAAGCCTATGCCGCGACCCAGTGGGTGGCCGAGCACGGCAACGAAATCGGCGTCGACGGCAAGCGCTTGGCCGTGGCCGGCAACAGCGTCGGCGGCAACATGGCGGCAGTGGTAGCGCTCAAAGCCAAAGAAGCCGGCACACCGGCACTGCGCTTCCAACTGCTGCTGTGGCCAGTTACCGATGCCAGCTTCGAGACTGCTTCATACAAGCAGTTCGCCGAGGGGCACTTCCTGACCACCGGGATGATGAAGTGGTTCTGGGACAACTACACCACCGACCCTAAGGCCCGGGAGCAGATCTACGCTTCGCCGCTTCGTGCCAGTAGCGAGCAGCTCAAAGGCCTACCACCGGCCCTGGTACAAACCGCCGAGTTCGACGTATTGCGTGATGAGGGTGAAGCTTATGCTCGCAAACTGGATGCGGCCGGTGTGACGGTAACGTCGGTGCGCTACAACGGAATGATCCATGACTACGGCCTGCTGAACCCGCTGAGCCAGGTACCAGCGGTCAAAACGGCCATGCGCCAGGCTGCCAACGAGCTGAAGGTGCATTTGCAATAA
- a CDS encoding DUF1330 domain-containing protein, translating to MKAYWIAHVDVTDPEQYQQYTQRAPAAFKAYGGRFLARGGRSEAMEGRPTPQRSVVIEFDSYEQAVACYRSALYQEACSHRQGVAKAEVIIVEGFEP from the coding sequence ATGAAGGCTTATTGGATCGCCCACGTCGACGTCACCGACCCCGAGCAATACCAGCAGTACACCCAGCGCGCTCCCGCTGCCTTCAAGGCCTACGGCGGCCGCTTCCTGGCTCGCGGCGGGCGCAGCGAGGCGATGGAGGGGCGGCCCACTCCACAGCGTAGCGTGGTGATCGAGTTCGATTCGTATGAGCAGGCGGTGGCGTGCTACCGGTCTGCGCTGTACCAGGAGGCGTGCAGCCATCGGCAGGGGGTGGCGAAGGCTGAGGTGATCATCGTCGAGGGTTTCGAGCCTTGA